A genomic region of Parambassis ranga chromosome 7, fParRan2.1, whole genome shotgun sequence contains the following coding sequences:
- the irf10 gene encoding interferon regulatory factor 10 isoform X2: MDEGAKLHLKEWLVAQIESGRYEGLSWEDEDKTMFRIPWKHAAKKDYKQTEDAALFKAWAVYKGKYREGRDKADPTMWKTRLRCALNKSTDFQEVPERNQLDITEPYKVYRIQHDGGQTKPTDPFQRKDPMINQAKRSPPEPDPGCKDTQLNYQKESFQESKEEKPLTDLMREHMYCELIGKKNQNQAPAPLTFFSPQQTISDFRMQVMLLYHGQMVMKMTTSSPDGCFILQGHVPLGNEQIYGPCTAQQLSFPSPASMSLPSSMAEAMNRLLCHLERGVLLWVAPDGVFIKRFCQGRVYWSGPTAQHTDRPNKLEREKTFKLLDIPAFFSALQSCLQGKGPTPLHEIELCFGEEYPDPNVPKTKKLIMAQVVPLFALELLQRFSLGETEEKRLTEQEKM, translated from the exons ATGGATGAAGGCGCTAAGTTGCACCTGAAAGAGTGGCTGGTAGCTCAGATAGAGAGTGGACGGTATGAAGGACTGAGCTGGGAGGATGAGGACAAAACCATGTTCAGGATTCCCTGGAAACACGCAGCCAAGAAGGACTACAAACAGACGGAGGATGCAGCCCTGTTCAAG GCCTGGGCTGTGTACAAGGGCAAATACAGGGAAGGAAGAGATAAAGCTGATCCCACCATGTGGAAGACACGTCTCCGCTGTGCACTCAACAAGAGCACAGACTTCCAGGAGGTCCCTGAACGCAACCAGCTTGACATCACAGAGCCATATAAAGTCTATCGCATTCAGCATGATGGTGGGCAAACCAAGCCAACAG ATCCCTTCCAAAGAAAGGATCCAATGATCAATCAGGCTAAGAGGTCTCCTCCTGAACCTGACCCTGGATGTAAGGATACACAG CTTAATTATCAAAAGGAATCATTTCAAGAAAGTAAAGAAGAAAAACCACTGACTG ACCTGATGAGGGAACACATGTACTGTGAATTGATCGGGaaaaagaatcagaatcaggcCCCGGCTCCTTTAACCTTCTTCAGCCCTCAGCAGACTATTTCAG ACTTTCGTATGCAGGTGATGCTACTGTACCACGGCCAGATGGTGATGAAAATGACCACCAGTAGCCCAGATGGGTGTTTCATCCTGCAGGGTCATGTTCCCCTGGGGAACGAACAAATCTACGGGCCATGCACAGCCCAGCAGCTCTCCTTCCCTTCCCCGGCCTCAATGTCCCTGCCGTCCTCCATGGCCGAAGCAATGAATCGTCTGCTTTGTCACCTGGAGAGGGGTGTGCTATTATGGGTGGCCCCAGATGGGGTTTTCATCAAGCGCTTCTGCCAGGGCAGGGTGTACTGGAGCGGCCCCACGGCCCAACACACCGACCGGCCCAACAAACTGGAGCGAGAAAAGACCTTCAAACTGCTCGATATACCTGCATTTTTCAGTG CCCTCCAGAGCTGTTTACAGGGGAAGGGACCAACACCTTTACATGAGATCGAGCTCTGCTTTGGAGAGGAGTATCCAGACCCCAATGTACCAAAAACCAAGAAGCTAATCATGGCTCAG GTGGTTCCCTTGTTTGCGTTGGAACTGTTGCAGAGGTTCAGCTTAGGAGAGACTGAGGAGAAGCGTCTGACAGAACAAGAGAAGATGTAA
- the irf10 gene encoding interferon regulatory factor 10 isoform X1, whose amino-acid sequence MDEGAKLHLKEWLVAQIESGRYEGLSWEDEDKTMFRIPWKHAAKKDYKQTEDAALFKAWAVYKGKYREGRDKADPTMWKTRLRCALNKSTDFQEVPERNQLDITEPYKVYRIQHDGGQTKPTDPFQRKDPMINQAKRSPPEPDPGCKDTQLNYQKESFQESKEEKPLTEDLMREHMYCELIGKKNQNQAPAPLTFFSPQQTISDFRMQVMLLYHGQMVMKMTTSSPDGCFILQGHVPLGNEQIYGPCTAQQLSFPSPASMSLPSSMAEAMNRLLCHLERGVLLWVAPDGVFIKRFCQGRVYWSGPTAQHTDRPNKLEREKTFKLLDIPAFFSALQSCLQGKGPTPLHEIELCFGEEYPDPNVPKTKKLIMAQVVPLFALELLQRFSLGETEEKRLTEQEKM is encoded by the exons ATGGATGAAGGCGCTAAGTTGCACCTGAAAGAGTGGCTGGTAGCTCAGATAGAGAGTGGACGGTATGAAGGACTGAGCTGGGAGGATGAGGACAAAACCATGTTCAGGATTCCCTGGAAACACGCAGCCAAGAAGGACTACAAACAGACGGAGGATGCAGCCCTGTTCAAG GCCTGGGCTGTGTACAAGGGCAAATACAGGGAAGGAAGAGATAAAGCTGATCCCACCATGTGGAAGACACGTCTCCGCTGTGCACTCAACAAGAGCACAGACTTCCAGGAGGTCCCTGAACGCAACCAGCTTGACATCACAGAGCCATATAAAGTCTATCGCATTCAGCATGATGGTGGGCAAACCAAGCCAACAG ATCCCTTCCAAAGAAAGGATCCAATGATCAATCAGGCTAAGAGGTCTCCTCCTGAACCTGACCCTGGATGTAAGGATACACAG CTTAATTATCAAAAGGAATCATTTCAAGAAAGTAAAGAAGAAAAACCACTGACTG aAGACCTGATGAGGGAACACATGTACTGTGAATTGATCGGGaaaaagaatcagaatcaggcCCCGGCTCCTTTAACCTTCTTCAGCCCTCAGCAGACTATTTCAG ACTTTCGTATGCAGGTGATGCTACTGTACCACGGCCAGATGGTGATGAAAATGACCACCAGTAGCCCAGATGGGTGTTTCATCCTGCAGGGTCATGTTCCCCTGGGGAACGAACAAATCTACGGGCCATGCACAGCCCAGCAGCTCTCCTTCCCTTCCCCGGCCTCAATGTCCCTGCCGTCCTCCATGGCCGAAGCAATGAATCGTCTGCTTTGTCACCTGGAGAGGGGTGTGCTATTATGGGTGGCCCCAGATGGGGTTTTCATCAAGCGCTTCTGCCAGGGCAGGGTGTACTGGAGCGGCCCCACGGCCCAACACACCGACCGGCCCAACAAACTGGAGCGAGAAAAGACCTTCAAACTGCTCGATATACCTGCATTTTTCAGTG CCCTCCAGAGCTGTTTACAGGGGAAGGGACCAACACCTTTACATGAGATCGAGCTCTGCTTTGGAGAGGAGTATCCAGACCCCAATGTACCAAAAACCAAGAAGCTAATCATGGCTCAG GTGGTTCCCTTGTTTGCGTTGGAACTGTTGCAGAGGTTCAGCTTAGGAGAGACTGAGGAGAAGCGTCTGACAGAACAAGAGAAGATGTAA
- the LOC114438117 gene encoding uncharacterized protein LOC114438117 — translation MNPSPDRGKECLPPKKRESRQGSAEHHVPLDDFKPPVPYRSRSSTGRGEGGRETSDRDRVLTNPSPHLLHTPPPLPAPAPGLPVPLPWHLSYSPSVSLPLFPGQVSERRGSGSPAWRDDPLPSPLPHHSRWLRGEGPLSLPPSPSSSSTSSFKTPFPASSREMWSYINSGRRDYSSSLFSPSYLFSHHSLYPQDPSLGEARHRYLGKRPNGLDGPGSRTASAARPLLTGEYGNDSSRTRLDVSPHSSHANGGRRQQEDLTSHVLSVGPFLSDSQAQEGPEPHSSLQDRHLHGTVKTSSNLLSSSPHPLGPDSRAGRVGVLDHLGATPPEAQIYYSLGSVCHPSPQAQAYPLYSSSGTSLYNLHREPGPRQHNLRNSPHSPLGLPNSHDRSQRDRDRDQERDKVLQRDRERSKDKEKHLAHDKDQDRDTERERRRDRERDRGRELSPSHLHTSSPVHHPSPPALLPHFTKGSLIELASGQLKRVEELRTEDFLRSADTSPEFHLSTCTVLLISPSSTQGFSHLQVHLTDRNTQELLKVLVEYPFFVQDRGWSSCCPQKTTQLYGLSCRQLTEGDVCLALTPTPTPTHRTHTRTSSRAHRTQLSSRAAVESSSSHREAMPPPPPPPPLPHHPPQTTPAPQRGPAAELLPQEPQRPRKRRWSAPDTLPSSGTNESLSDLPHGSKLMKWQ, via the exons ATGAATCCCAGCCCTGATCGCGGCAAAGAGTGCCTCCCTCCCAAGAAGAGGGAGTCTCGGCAAGGATCAGCAGAACACCACGTCCCTCTGGATGACTTTAAACCACCTGTACCGTACCGGAGTCGGTCCAGCacagggagaggggagggaggcagggagacCAGTGACAGGGACCGGGTCCTGACTAACCCAAGCCCCCATCTCCTACATACAcctccccctcttcctgctccagcACCAGGCCTTCCTGTGCCTCTACCATGGCATCTGAGCtactctccctctgtctctcttcctcttttcccaGGGCAGGTCAGCGAAAGGAGGGGATCGGGTTCTCCTGCTTGGAGAGATGATCCTCTCCCCTCACCCCTGCCTCACCACTCCAGGTGGCTCAGAGGGGAGGGTCCTCTCTCATTACCACCTtccccatcttcctcctccacttcctcctttaAGACTCCGTTCCCAGCCAGTTCTAGAGAGATGTGGTCCTATATCAACAGTGGTCGGCGGGACTACAGCTCATCTCTCTTTTCCCCGTCCTACTTGTTCAGCCACCACTCTCTCTATCCTCAAGACCCAAGCTTAGGTGAAGCAAGACACAGGTACTTGGGCAAGAGGCCCAATGGGCTGGATGGGCCGGGCAGCAGGACTGCCTCAGCCGCCAGGCCCCTGCTGACAGGAGAGTATGgaaatgacagcagcagaactagaCTGGATGTCAGCCCGCACAGCTCCCATGCCAATGGGGGACGGAGACAGCAGGAGGACCTTACCTCCCATGTCCTTTCTGTAGGGCCTTTTTTGTCAGACTCTCAAGCTCAGGAGGGCCCTGAGCCACATTCCTCACTGCAGGACAGACATTTGCATGGGACAGTTAAGACTAGCTCCAATTTACTCTCCTCCAGTCCCCATCCCCTTGGACCAGACTCCAGGGCAGGTCGAGTGGGAGTATTGGACCACCTAGGGGCCACTCCACCTGAAGCCCAAATTTATTACTCCTTGGGATCGGTGTGTCACCCCAGCCCTCAGGCACAGGCTTACCCACTCTACAGCTCCTCAGGAACATCTCTATACAACCTGCACAGGGAGCCAGGGCCCAGGCAGCACAATCTAAGGAACTCACCGCACTCACCTCTGGGTCTGCCTAACAGCCATGACAGGTCACAAAGAGACCGAGATAGAGACCAAGAAAGAGACAAAGTCCTTCAAAGGGACAGGGAGCGCAGTAAAGACAAAGAGAAGCACCTAGCACATGACAAAGACCAAGACAGAGACACTGAGCGTGAGAGACgacgagacagagagagagacagagggagagagttaTCTCCTTCCCATCTTCACACCTCATCTCCGGTCCATCACCCATCTCCCCCTGCACTCCTACCTCACTTCACCAAGGGTTCTCTTATTGAGCTGGCCAGTGGGCAGTTGAAGCgggtggaggagctgaggacGGAGGACTTCCTGAGGAGTGCAGACACCTCCCCAGAGTTCCACCTCAGCACCTGCACCGTGCTGCTGATTTCCCCCAGCAGCACACAGGGTTTCAGCCATCTGCAGGTCCACCTCACGGACCGCAACACTCAG GAGTTACTGAAGGTCTTGGTGGAGTATCCGTTCTTTGTACAAGACCGAGGCTGGTCTTCTTGCTGTCcccagaaaaccacacagctgtaCGGCCTGTCATGCCGCCAGCTCACGGAAGGCGACGTCTGCCTGGCACTCACGCCCACCCCTACCCCAACCCACAGGACACACACCCGTACCAGTTCCAGGGCTCATCGCACACAGCTCTCCTCCAGGGCTGCAGTAGAGTCCAGCAGCTCACACAGGGAGGCAATgccaccccctccccctcctccccctcttcctcatcatccaCCTCAAACCACACCAGCTCCTCAACGTGGCCCGGCTGCAGAGCTTCTGCCTCAGGAGCCTCAGCGACCACGCAAACGGCGCTGGTCAGCCCCGGACACTCTTCCCTCAAGTGGAACTAATGAAAGCCTCTCGGATTTACCTCATGGCTCAAAGCTGATGAAGTGGCAGTAG